GCTACCAGCAGGGTGCTCCGAGTTACGGTCAGCAGGAGTACGCCGGCGGCGACTACACCCAGTACGCGGAGAACGTTCCGGTCGGCGGTTACGGTCCGCAGGGCGGCGGCTACCCCGAGACGGCCCACCGTGATTACGAATACGGCCAGCAGCCCGAGTACGGCCAGCCCGCGGATTACGGCCAGCAGGCCGGCGGTTATGGCGGCTACGGCCAAGGCGGTTACGGAGCGGCCGGAGCCGCGGTCACGCTGCAACTCGACGACGGCAGCGGCCGGACCTACCAGCTGCGTGAAGGTTCCAACATCGTCGGCCGCGGCCAGGACGCCCAGTTCCGGCTGCCCGACACCGGTGTGTCGCGCCGGCACCTGGAGATCCGGTGGGATGGACAGGTCGCGCTGCTGTCCGACCTCAACTCCACCAACGGAACCACCGTGAACAACGCGCCGGTGCAGGAGTGGCAGTTGGCCGACGGCGACGTGATTCGTTTGGGCCACTCGGAGATCATCGTTCGGATCCACTGAACGCACCGGGCTCAAGCTGCCGTGCTTCGCCCCGCGTCGAACGCCCTCCAAGTATCGTGACGTTGCTTGGTTTCACGAGGTGCGGCGCCAGGACGGAAAGGACGCCAGATGCAGGGACTAGTACTGCAGCTGACGCGTGCCGGCTTTTTAATGCTGTTGTGGGTATTCATTTGGTCCGTTCTTCGCATCTTGAAGACTGATATCTACGCACCCACGGGTGCGGTCATGGTTCGCCGTGGCTTGGCGTTGCGCGGCAGTTTGCTGTCGTCCCGCCAACGCCGCCATGCCGCTCGGTATTTGGTGGTGACCGAGGGAGCGTTGGCAGGTGCGCGCATCACGCTCAGCGGGCAACCGGTGTTGATTGGTCGGGCCGACGACTCGACGCTGGTGTTGACCGATGATTACGCCTCGACGCGGCACGCCCGGCTGTCGCAGCGCGGCTCGGAGTGGTACGTCGAGGATCTAGGATCGACCAACGGCACTTACCTTGACAGGGCGAAGGTGACGACTGCGGCACGAGTTCCCATCGGAACGCCGATCCGGATCGGCAAGACGGCGATTGAGTTGCGCCCGTGACCCGCGCACACGACGAAGAGGCCGGCTTGGCATTGATGCCAGCCGGGGTCGAGGAGTTGCGCCCGTGACCCGCGCACACGACGAAGAGGCCGGCTTGGCGTTGATGCCAGCCGGGGTCGAGGAGTTGCGCCCGTGACCCTGGTCCTGCGATATGCCGCCCGCAGCGATCGCGGACTGGTACGCGCCAACAACGAAGACTCGGTTTACGCGGGCGCTCGACTTCTGGCACTGGCCGACGGCATGGGCGGCCACGCCGCCGGCGAGGTGGCCTCGCAGCTGGTGATCGCCGCGCTCGCCCACCTCGACGACGACGAACCCGGTGGCGACCTGCTCGCCAAGCTCGACGCGGCGGTGCGCGCCGGCAACGCGGCGATCGCGGCGCAGGTCGAGATGGAGCCCGAGCTCGAGGGGATGGGCACCACACTGACCGCAATCCTGTTCGCGGGCAACCGTCTTGGATTGGTGCACATCGGTGATTCGCGTGGCTATCTGCTCCGCGATGGCGAGCTGGTCCAAATCACCAAGGACGACACCTTCGTTCAGACCTTGGTCGACGAGGGTCGGATCACGCGGGAAGAGGCGCACAGCCATCCACAGCGATCGTTGATCATGCGGGCGTTAACGGGCCATGAGGTCGAGCCAACGCTGACGATGCGCGAGGCCCGCGCCGGTGATCGCTACCTGCTCTGCTCGGACGGGTTGTCCGACCCGGTTAGCGACGAGACCATCTACGAAGCACTGCAAATCCCCGATGTTGCCGAAAGTGCCTATCGCCTCATCGAATTGGCGCTGCGCGGCGGCGGGCCCGACAACGTGACAGTGGTGGTCGCCGACGTCGTGGACTACGACTACGGACAAACTCAGCCGATTCTGGCCGGGGCGGTCTCCGGCGAGGAAGACCAGCTGACGCTGCCCAACACCTCGGCGGGCCGGGCATCGGCCATCGGCGCTCGAAAACCCGCCGCTAAACCCATTGCCGCACAAGAAGAACCCGCCCCCCGCTCGCGGTGGGCGTGGCGGAGGACATTCATCGTCGTCACGTTGGTGGTGCTACTGGCGCTCGCCGGCCTGGCCATCGGTCGGGCGATCATCCGGAGCAACTACTACGTCGCCGAATACAACGGCATGGTGTCGATCATGCGGGGGATTCAGGGGTCGCTGCTGGGCATGTCCCTGCACGAGCCGCATCTGGCGGGTTGCCTGAACGCGCGCAACGACTTATCGATCATCAGCTACAGCCAGTCCGGCGGTCATCTCGACTGCCGGCTCTTGCAATTGCAGGACCTGCGGCCCGCCGCTCGCGCCCAAGTACTGGCCGGGCTTCCGGCCGGAACCTTGGATCAGGCCGAATCACAGCTCAAAGAGCTCGCCGCCAGCAACCTGCTGCCGCCCTGTCCGCCGCCGCGGGCGACCTCGCCGCCGGCGCCGCCGACCCCGGCGACCGGCGGGACAACTCCGCCGAGCGCTACAGCGCCCCCCACCCCTTCCAGCGGCACCCCTCCCACCAGCACGCCCCAGAGCACCACTCCCACAAGCACTTCCCCCGCGGCGCCCGCGTCCTCGTCGCCTCCCACCCCCACGGTGACCGCGCTCCCGCCAATCCCTCCTCAGCCGGGCATCGATTGCCGGGCGGCTGCATGACCACACAGGTCCAACCGCCGGTCGCGGTGACCCCGCCGCTGCCCACTCGGCGCAATTCCGAGCTGCTGTTGTTGTGCTTCGCCGCACTGATCACCGTCGCCGCGCTACTGATTGTCGAGGCCAACCAGGGGCGCGGCCTGCGCCTGGATCTGGTCGGCTACGGGTTGATCTTTCTGGCCGTTTTCGGCAGCGCGCACGTGGCGGTGCGGCGCTTCGCGCCCTATGCCGACCCGCTACTGCTGCCAATTGTGGCGCTGCTCAACGGTCTTGGCTTAGTCATGATCCACCGGCTCGACCTCGTCGGCGGTGAGCTCAGCGGACGTCATCATCCCAGTGCGACCCAGCAGCTGCTGTGGACGCTGGTCAGCGTGGCCGCTTTCGCGCTCGTCGTCACATTCCTCAAAGACCACCGTCAGCTTGCCCGCTACGGCTACATCTTTGGACTCACCGGCCTGGTGTTCCTGGCTATCCCGGCCATCCTGCCGGCGTCGCTGTCCGAGCAGAACGGCGCCAAAATCTGGATTCGGTTGCCGGGCTTCTCCATTCAGCCCGCCGAGTTCTCGAAGATTTTGCTGCTGATCTTCTTCTCTGCAGTGCTGGTCGCCAAGCGCGGTCTGTTCACCAGCGTGGGCAAGCATCTGATGGGGATGACCCTGCCGCGGCCACGGGACCTCGCGCCCCTGTTGGCGGCGTGGGTGATCTCGATCGGCGTCATGGTCTTCGAAAAGGACCTGGGCACTTCGCTATTGCTTTACGCGTCGTTTTTGGTCGTGGTGTATCTGGCCACCCAACGGTTCAGTTGGGTGGTCATCGGGCTGGTGCTGTTCGCCGCAGGAAGCGTTGTCGCATACTTCATTTTCGCGCACGTCCGGGTTCGGGTGCAGATGTGGTGGGACCCGTTCTCCGATCCCGACGGCAACGGCTACCAAAGCGTGCAGTCGCTGTTCAGCTTCGCCACCGGGGGCATCTTCGGTACCGGGCTTGGCAACGGTCAGCCTGACACCGTGCCGGCGGCATCCACCGACTTCATCATCGCGGCGTTCGGTGAGGAGCTCGGCCTGGTCGGGCTGGCGAGCATCTTGATGCTCTACACCATCGTTATCGTCCGCGGCTTACGCACCGCAATCGCGACCCGTGACAGCTTCGGCAAGCTGCTGGCCGCGGGACTGGCCTCCACGCTGGCTATCCAACTGTTCATTGTGGTCGGCGGTGTCACCCAACTGATTCCGCTGACGGGACTCACCACCCCGTGGATGTCTTACGGCGGATCCTCGCTGCTGGCCAACTATGTGCTGCTCGGCATTTTGGCACGCATCTCGCACAGCGCCCGCCGTCCGTTGCGCACCCCGAGACGCGACACTGCGCCGATCGCGGCCGCCGGCACCGAGGTGATCGAGCGAGTATGAACGCCTCACTGCGACGGATCTCGGTGACCGTGATGGCGTTGATCGTGCTGCTGCTCCTCAACGCCACGATGACCCAGGTCTTTGCGGCCGACGGCCTGCGCGCCGACCCCCGCAATCAACGGGTACTGCTGGACGAGTACTCGCGTCAGCGCGGTCAAATCATCGCCGGTGGCCAGCTGCTGGCCTATTCGGTCGCCACCGACAGCCACTTCCGCTTCCTGCGGGTGTACCCCAACCCTGCGGTGTACGCCCCGGTGACCGGCTTCTACTCGCTGCGCTATTCCAGCTCCGGGCTGGAACGGGCCGAGGACTCGCTACTCAACGGTTCCGACGTGCGGCTGTTCGGCCGGCGGCTGGCCGACTTCTTCACCGGCCGCGATCCGCGCGGCGGCAATGTGGACACCACCATCAACCCCCGCGTGCAGCAGGCCGGCTGGGACGCGATGCAGCAGGGGTGCGGTGGGCCGCCGTGCAAGGGAGCCGTCGTCGCCCTGGAACCGTCCACCGGCAAAATTCTTGCCATGGTGTCGTCGCCGTCCTATGACCCCAACCTGCTGGCGTCTCATGACCCCGAGGTGCAGGCGCAGGCGTGGCAGCGGTTGCGCGACGATCCCGACGACCCGCTGGTGAACCGGGCGATCTCGGAGACCTATCCGCCCGGTTCCACGTTCAAGGTGATCACCACCGCCGCGGCGCTGCAAAGCGGGGCCACGGAGAACGAGCAGCTGACGGCGGCGCCGACGATCCCGCTGCCCAACAGCACCGCCACGCTGGAGAACTACGGCGGAACCCCGTGCGGCGACCAGCCGACGGTGACGCTCAGCCAGGCCTTCGCCAAGTCCTGCAACACCGCCTTTGTGCAGCTGGGCATCCGCACCGGGGCCGAGGCCCTGCGCAGTATGGCGCGCTCGTTCGGCCTGGACAGCACCCCGAGCGTGATTCCGCTGCAGGTCTCGGAGTCGACCGTTGGGATAATCGCCGATGGGGCCGCCCTCGGGATGTCTAGCATCGGGCAGAAGGATGTGGCGCTGACCCCGCTGCAAAACGCGGAGATCGCCGCGACCATCGCGAACAACGGCGTGACGATGCAGCCGTACCTGGTCGAAAGCCTCAAAGGACCGGACTTGGCCAACATCACCACGACGGCGCCATATCAGCAGCGCCGCGCGGTAACGCCGCAGATCGCCGCTAAGCTGACAGAGCTCATGGTCGGAGCCGAGAAGGACGCACAGCAGAAAGGGGCTATTCCCGGCGTGCAGATTGCATCCAAGACCGGTACCGCGGAGCATGGCACCGACCCGCGCAACACTCCGCCGCACGCGTGGTACATCGCGTTTGCGCCCGCAGAAGCGCCGAGGGTGGCGGTGGCCGTGCTGGTGGAGAACGGCGCGGATCGCCTGTCGGCAACGGGCGGCGCACTGGCGGCGCCGATCGGACGCGCCGTCATCCAGGCCGCATTGCAGGGGGGCCCATGAGCCCACGAGTTGGGGTGACGCTGTCGGGCAGGTACCGGCTGCAGCGCCTAATCGCCACCGGTGGCATGGGCCAGGTCTGGGAGGCCGTGGACAGCCGACTGGGGCGCCGGGTGGCCGTCAAGGTGCTCAAGGGTGAGTTCTCCCAGGACCCCGAGTTCATCGAGCGGTTCCGTGCTGAGGCGCGCACCACCGCGATGCTCAACCACCCCGGGATCGCCGCCGTGCACGACTATGGCGAAAGCCAAATGGACGGCGAGGGGCGCACCGCCTACCTGGTGATGGAGTTGGTCAACGGGGAGCCGCTGAACTCGGTACTCAAGCGCACCGGCCGGCTGTCGCTGCGGCACGCCCTGGACATGCTGGAGCAGACCGGCCGCGCGTTGCAGGTCGCCCACGCCGCCGGGCTGGTCCACCGCGACGTCAAACCGGGCAATATCCTGATCACTCCGACAGGCCAGGTCAAGATCACCGACTTCGGCATCGCCAAGGCCGTTGACGCAGCGCCGGTGACCCAGACCGGCATGGTGATGGGCACCGCCCAGTACATTGCTCCCGAACAGGCGTTGGGCCACGACGCCACCCCCGCCAGCGATGTCTACTCACTGGGAGTCGTTGGCTACGAAGTGGTTTCAGGCAAGCGGCCATTCACCGGTGACGGCGCCCTGACTGTTGCCATGAAGCACATCAAGGAACCGCCGCCGCCGCTGCCGCCCGAGCTGCCCCCCAATGTGCGGGAACTGATCGAGATCACCCTGGTCAAGAATCCCGGTATGCGTTACCGCAGCGGGGGACCGTTCGCCGACGCTGTCGCCGCGGTGCGCGCCGGCCGCCGACCACCCCGGCCCAGTCAGACACCACCGCCGGGCCGGGCCTCGCCGGCGGCCATCCCGTCGAGCCCGGCGACCAGAGCGGCCGCCGCGGCCGGCACCCGCAGTGCCGCCCAGCGCCGCGCCCGCCCGTCCTCGACTGGTCATCGTCCGCCGCCGGCGCGACGCACGTTTTCCTCGGGTCAGCGCGCCCTACTGTGGGCCGCGGGGGTGCTCGGGGCGTTGGCGATCATCATCGCGGTGCTCATCGTGATCAACTCTCGCGCCGACACCCAACAGCAGCCGCCGCCTCCCCCGACCGTCACCGACACCGGTATCCCGCCCACCACAGCACCGCCGCCGTCCAAGACACCCACGGGTTCGGGCCCGGGTCTGGGCCTGGATTGGACGCGGGGCCCGGCGGTGAGCAATTCTGGATTCCAGAGCAGGCCACCCGAACTGAGCTGGGCGAACCCCCTGACGCCCAACCTGTCTCCGGCCCGATACGAGACACCGCAATGACGACCCCGCAGCACCTGTCCGACCGTTACGAATTAGGCGACATCCTCGGTTTCGGCGGAATGTCCGAGGTGCACTTGGCCCGCGACGTGCGCTTGCATCGCGACGTCGCGGTCAAGGTGCTGCGTGCCGATCTGGCCCGCGACCCCAGCTTCTATTTGAGGTTCCGCCGCGAGGCGCAGAACGCCGCGGCGCTGAACCACCCGGCGATCGTCGCGGTCTACGACACCGGGGAGGCCGAGACCCCGGCGGGGCCGTTGCCCTACATCGTCATGGAATACGTCGACGGGGTCACGCTGCGCGACATCGTGCACAACGACGGCCCGCTGCCGCCGCGGCGCGCGATCGAGATCATCGCCGACGCCTGCCAAGCCCTGAACTTCAGTCACCAGAACGGCATCATCCACCGCGACGTGAAGCCGGCGAACATCATGATCAGCACTACCAATGCCGTCAAGGTGATGGACTTCGGCATCGCCCGCGCGATCGCCGACAGCGGCAACAGCGTCACCCAGACGGCGGCGGTAATTGGGACGGCTCAATATCTTTCGCCCGAGCAGGCTCGCGGCGACTCTGTGGACGCCCGCTCCGACGTCTACTCGCTGGGCTGCGTGCTCTACGAAATCCTGACGGGCGAGCCTCCTTTCACCGGCGACTCACCGGTTTCTGTTGCCTACCAACATGTTCGGGAAGATCCGGTGCCGCCATCCAAGCGGCACGAGGGCATCTCGGCCGACCTTGACGCCGTCGTGCTCAAGGCATTGGCCAAAAACCCGGACAACCGCTATCAGACCGCCGCGGAGATGCGGGCCGATCTGGTTCGGGTGCACAACGGCGAAGCCCCCGAGGCACCCAAGGTTCTTACCGACGCCGAACGCAGCTCGCTGCTGGCGTCGGGCGCACACGGCCCGCGCACCGACCCGCTGCCCCGGCAGCGTCTGACCGACGTCGACCCCGACCGAATGGGTGGTCCGGTCGGTCGCTGGGTCGTCGCGGTCGCTGTGCTGGCGGTGCTGACGATCGTCGTCGTCATCGCGTTCAACACCTTCGGCGGGTCGACGCGAGACGTTCAGGTGCCCGACGTGCGCGGCCAAGTGTCCGCGGATGCCGTTGCGGCGCTGCAGAATCGGGGCTTCAAGACCCGCACGCTGCAGAAGCCCGACTCAACGATTCCGCCCGACCATGTGATCAGCACCGACCCCGGCGCCAACGCGTCGGTGGCCGCGGGCGACGAAATCGCGATCAACGTCTCCACCGGACCCGAGCAACGCGAGGTGCCCGACGTGTCCTCGCTGAGTTATTCCGAGGCGGTCAGCAAGCTGAAGGCCGCCGGGTTCAGCAAGTTCAAGCAGGCGAATTCGCCGTCCACCCCGGAGCTGCTGGGCAAGGTGATCGGCACCAACCCGCCCGCCAACCAGACGTCGGCGATCACCAACGTCGTCACGGTCATCGTGGGGTCGGGACCCGAGACGAAGCAGGTTCCCGACGTCGCCGGCCAAACCGTTGACGTCGCCCAGAAGAACCTGACCGTCTACGGCTTCACCAAGGTCACCCAGGCGCAAGTGGACAGCATCCGCCCCGCCGGCGAGGTCGTCGGCACCAATCCGCCCAAGGGCCAAACCGTCCCGGTGGACTCGATCATCGAGCTGCAGGTGTCCAAGGGCAACCAATTCACCATGCCGGATTTGACGGGCATGTTCTGGACCGACGCCGAACCGCGGTTACGCGCGCTGGGCTGGACGGGTGTGCTCGACAAGGGCCCCGACGTCGACGCCGGCGGCTCCCAGTCGCACCGAGTCGTCTATCAGAACCCGCCGGCCGGTTCCGGGGTGAACCGGGACGGCATCATCACGCTGAAGTTCGGTCAGTAACCGCGGGCTCGGGGAAATACGGCCGCACCGCCGAGCGGACCTCGTTCTCCAGCCTGCGGATCAGGGTGTCGTCGCGCGACCATCCGCAGTAACTGAGCCAGTTGGCCAGCATTCGGTGCCCACCCTCGGTGAGGATCGACTCGGGGTGGAACTGGACGCCGTGGATCGGCAACTCGGTGTGCTGCACGGCCATGATGACCCCGCTGCGGGTCTGGGCGGTCACCTGCAATTCCGCGGGCAACGACTCGGGCAGGATGGTCAGCGAGTGGTAGCGCGTCGCCGTGAAGGGATCCGGAAGTCCTTGCAACACACCGGTATTAGAATGCTGCACACTGCTGGTCTTGCCGTGCAACAGCTCGGGCGCGCGGTCGACGGTGGCGCCGAATGCCACCCCGATGGCCTGGTGGCCCAGGCAGACCCCGAGCAGCGGAGTGGCCGACGCGGCGCACGCGCCTACCAGGTCGATGGATGCGCCGGCGCGCTCCGGGGTGCCCGGTCCCGGGCTAAGCAGCACGCCGTCGAATTCCGTGGCGATCGCGGCGTGACCGTCCGGCGGTGCCGCCAGCCGGGGGTCATCGTTGCGCCACACGTCGGCCTCGACTCCGAGTTGCCCCAGATATTGCACGAGGTTGAACACGAAGCTGTCGTAGTTATCGACAACGAGGATCCGCATCGTGTCAGGTTACCGTCCGGCCGCGGGCCTGCCACTTTCTAGTGGTCGCTCAATAGCCGATCGGCGCGTCCGGCTCAGCATAATGAGTGCGCGCCGGTTCGGTGTGCCCGACGATTTGCACGTCCGGCTTGACGTCCTCGTGGTAGCCGAGCCCGAATCGCACCACGTATTGCTTGTAGAGGATCACCAGGGGCGCCGCAGCCAGCGCGGCCTGCATGGCCGGCGCATTGCCGATGGCGGTGATGGTGTAGGGCGGACTATAGGTTCGGCC
This Mycobacterium simiae DNA region includes the following protein-coding sequences:
- a CDS encoding FHA domain-containing protein FhaB/FipA, with amino-acid sequence MQGLVLQLTRAGFLMLLWVFIWSVLRILKTDIYAPTGAVMVRRGLALRGSLLSSRQRRHAARYLVVTEGALAGARITLSGQPVLIGRADDSTLVLTDDYASTRHARLSQRGSEWYVEDLGSTNGTYLDRAKVTTAARVPIGTPIRIGKTAIELRP
- a CDS encoding PP2C family protein-serine/threonine phosphatase; this translates as MTLVLRYAARSDRGLVRANNEDSVYAGARLLALADGMGGHAAGEVASQLVIAALAHLDDDEPGGDLLAKLDAAVRAGNAAIAAQVEMEPELEGMGTTLTAILFAGNRLGLVHIGDSRGYLLRDGELVQITKDDTFVQTLVDEGRITREEAHSHPQRSLIMRALTGHEVEPTLTMREARAGDRYLLCSDGLSDPVSDETIYEALQIPDVAESAYRLIELALRGGGPDNVTVVVADVVDYDYGQTQPILAGAVSGEEDQLTLPNTSAGRASAIGARKPAAKPIAAQEEPAPRSRWAWRRTFIVVTLVVLLALAGLAIGRAIIRSNYYVAEYNGMVSIMRGIQGSLLGMSLHEPHLAGCLNARNDLSIISYSQSGGHLDCRLLQLQDLRPAARAQVLAGLPAGTLDQAESQLKELAASNLLPPCPPPRATSPPAPPTPATGGTTPPSATAPPTPSSGTPPTSTPQSTTPTSTSPAAPASSSPPTPTVTALPPIPPQPGIDCRAAA
- a CDS encoding FtsW/RodA/SpoVE family cell cycle protein yields the protein MTTQVQPPVAVTPPLPTRRNSELLLLCFAALITVAALLIVEANQGRGLRLDLVGYGLIFLAVFGSAHVAVRRFAPYADPLLLPIVALLNGLGLVMIHRLDLVGGELSGRHHPSATQQLLWTLVSVAAFALVVTFLKDHRQLARYGYIFGLTGLVFLAIPAILPASLSEQNGAKIWIRLPGFSIQPAEFSKILLLIFFSAVLVAKRGLFTSVGKHLMGMTLPRPRDLAPLLAAWVISIGVMVFEKDLGTSLLLYASFLVVVYLATQRFSWVVIGLVLFAAGSVVAYFIFAHVRVRVQMWWDPFSDPDGNGYQSVQSLFSFATGGIFGTGLGNGQPDTVPAASTDFIIAAFGEELGLVGLASILMLYTIVIVRGLRTAIATRDSFGKLLAAGLASTLAIQLFIVVGGVTQLIPLTGLTTPWMSYGGSSLLANYVLLGILARISHSARRPLRTPRRDTAPIAAAGTEVIERV
- the pbpA gene encoding D,D-transpeptidase PbpA is translated as MNASLRRISVTVMALIVLLLLNATMTQVFAADGLRADPRNQRVLLDEYSRQRGQIIAGGQLLAYSVATDSHFRFLRVYPNPAVYAPVTGFYSLRYSSSGLERAEDSLLNGSDVRLFGRRLADFFTGRDPRGGNVDTTINPRVQQAGWDAMQQGCGGPPCKGAVVALEPSTGKILAMVSSPSYDPNLLASHDPEVQAQAWQRLRDDPDDPLVNRAISETYPPGSTFKVITTAAALQSGATENEQLTAAPTIPLPNSTATLENYGGTPCGDQPTVTLSQAFAKSCNTAFVQLGIRTGAEALRSMARSFGLDSTPSVIPLQVSESTVGIIADGAALGMSSIGQKDVALTPLQNAEIAATIANNGVTMQPYLVESLKGPDLANITTTAPYQQRRAVTPQIAAKLTELMVGAEKDAQQKGAIPGVQIASKTGTAEHGTDPRNTPPHAWYIAFAPAEAPRVAVAVLVENGADRLSATGGALAAPIGRAVIQAALQGGP
- a CDS encoding serine/threonine-protein kinase, translating into MSPRVGVTLSGRYRLQRLIATGGMGQVWEAVDSRLGRRVAVKVLKGEFSQDPEFIERFRAEARTTAMLNHPGIAAVHDYGESQMDGEGRTAYLVMELVNGEPLNSVLKRTGRLSLRHALDMLEQTGRALQVAHAAGLVHRDVKPGNILITPTGQVKITDFGIAKAVDAAPVTQTGMVMGTAQYIAPEQALGHDATPASDVYSLGVVGYEVVSGKRPFTGDGALTVAMKHIKEPPPPLPPELPPNVRELIEITLVKNPGMRYRSGGPFADAVAAVRAGRRPPRPSQTPPPGRASPAAIPSSPATRAAAAAGTRSAAQRRARPSSTGHRPPPARRTFSSGQRALLWAAGVLGALAIIIAVLIVINSRADTQQQPPPPPTVTDTGIPPTTAPPPSKTPTGSGPGLGLDWTRGPAVSNSGFQSRPPELSWANPLTPNLSPARYETPQ
- the pknB gene encoding Stk1 family PASTA domain-containing Ser/Thr kinase gives rise to the protein MTTPQHLSDRYELGDILGFGGMSEVHLARDVRLHRDVAVKVLRADLARDPSFYLRFRREAQNAAALNHPAIVAVYDTGEAETPAGPLPYIVMEYVDGVTLRDIVHNDGPLPPRRAIEIIADACQALNFSHQNGIIHRDVKPANIMISTTNAVKVMDFGIARAIADSGNSVTQTAAVIGTAQYLSPEQARGDSVDARSDVYSLGCVLYEILTGEPPFTGDSPVSVAYQHVREDPVPPSKRHEGISADLDAVVLKALAKNPDNRYQTAAEMRADLVRVHNGEAPEAPKVLTDAERSSLLASGAHGPRTDPLPRQRLTDVDPDRMGGPVGRWVVAVAVLAVLTIVVVIAFNTFGGSTRDVQVPDVRGQVSADAVAALQNRGFKTRTLQKPDSTIPPDHVISTDPGANASVAAGDEIAINVSTGPEQREVPDVSSLSYSEAVSKLKAAGFSKFKQANSPSTPELLGKVIGTNPPANQTSAITNVVTVIVGSGPETKQVPDVAGQTVDVAQKNLTVYGFTKVTQAQVDSIRPAGEVVGTNPPKGQTVPVDSIIELQVSKGNQFTMPDLTGMFWTDAEPRLRALGWTGVLDKGPDVDAGGSQSHRVVYQNPPAGSGVNRDGIITLKFGQ
- a CDS encoding aminodeoxychorismate/anthranilate synthase component II — translated: MRILVVDNYDSFVFNLVQYLGQLGVEADVWRNDDPRLAAPPDGHAAIATEFDGVLLSPGPGTPERAGASIDLVGACAASATPLLGVCLGHQAIGVAFGATVDRAPELLHGKTSSVQHSNTGVLQGLPDPFTATRYHSLTILPESLPAELQVTAQTRSGVIMAVQHTELPIHGVQFHPESILTEGGHRMLANWLSYCGWSRDDTLIRRLENEVRSAVRPYFPEPAVTDRTSA